ATCTTTCATGGCATCTTTAATCAGGATGAAAAAAGGGATATTTCGGGTCTGGGGATAGAGCCGCAGCCGCTCAAGCAGTTCAAAGGACCCCATGTCAGGATGCATCAAAGAGGAGATGATGAGGTACGGATGCCCGATGGTCACCAACGCCAGCGCTTCCTTGCCGGTATAGGCGTTCTCCACCCCGAAGCCAAGCCCTTCAAGCAGTTTTGACAGCTTTTCGTCACCTTTGCGCGTAACTACAAGGGAATGCAGATCATAATCCATAACATCTTCGGTCAAGCCGAGCACTGCCAGCTTTGAAGCGATATACTCCTCGTCTATCGGCAGTGTGAAAAAGCCTGCCACCGGAAACACCCCGCCGACCTTGCCG
This window of the Geoanaerobacter pelophilus genome carries:
- a CDS encoding response regulator encodes the protein MTQENDRRELWIMGLGKRPERGAIVSEYLESAGYTPRIAAPGDLVSSKPLGIVLDLSPSSDDGWGILLNLKSDVATRDIPVLPIFLSELGKVGGVFPVAGFFTLPIDEEYIASKLAVLGLTEDVMDYDLHSLVVTRKGDEKLSKLLEGLGFGVENAYTGKEALALVTIGHPYLIISSLMHPDMGSFELLERLRLYPQTRNIPFFILIKDAMKDGERCAMSREIDHLVRKKSLSKDEFLAFLRKRS